A segment of the bacterium genome:
AGCTCCACGATCCGGACCGCTCCGCTCTTCCCTGCGGTGGAATCAGCCAACGGTCACCCGGGGGATCCTCGGTCCGACCTGGACCAGGATCTCGTACGGGATCGTCCCGCAGATCGTCGCCATCTCCCCCGCACCCATCGACGCCTCCCCCATCACCTCGACGTCCGTCCCGATCGCCACGCCAGGCACGCCGGTGACGTCGATCATCGTATGGTCCATGCACACCGTCCCGACGACGGGAACGGGATGGCCGGCGACCGACATCCGGGCATGACCCGTCAGCGCGCGGCGATAGCCGTCGGCGTACCCGACGGGAACGACGGCGATCCGGCGGGGGCCGTCGCATCGGTACCGTCGGCTGTAGCTCACCGGGTGCCCCGCGGGGAGCTCCTTGAGGGACATCACCTTCGTGACGACCCGCATCACGGGGCGAAGGTCCGGCGGCGCGCCGCCGGCGGAAAGGGGGGAGCAGCCGTACAGGGCGATCCCGGGACGGACGAGGTCGAACGCCTCTTCGCGGAACCGCAGGATCCCCGCGCTGTTCAGCGCGTGGACCGCGACGCCTTCCCCGAACGCCTTCCGGACGGCGGGGAGCATTCCCCGGAAGGCGGCCAGCTGCGCCGCCGTGTACTCCGCGTCTTCCGCCGCCGGACCGTCCGCCGACGACAGGTGCGTCATCCATCCTTCCATCCGCAGGGCCGGGGTCGACGCGATCAGCGAAGCCGCCGCCATCGCCTCCCGCGGGAGAAGTCCGAGCCGTCCCATCCCCGTGTCGACCTTGAGGTGCACCGGGAAGGGGCGCCCCGCCGCCTCCGCCGCGCGGGCGAGGTAGTCGATCTGCCCCGGGTCGAACAGGGCCGCCGAAAGGCCGTGGGCGTGGGCCTCCGCCGCCTGCGGCGGATCGACGCCCCCCAGCACGACGACGGGCAGACGGACCCCCCCCTCCCGCAGCTCCACCCCCTCTTCCACGGTCGCCACGCCCAGCATCCGCGCACCGTCCGCTTCGAGGGCGCGCGCCACGGGAAGCGCGCCGTGCCCGTAGGCGTTCGCCTTCACGATGCAGAGAAGGCCGGCGCCTTGCGGGAGCAATGCGCGAATCGCGTGAACGTTGTGCCGGAGTGCCGAGAGGCGGATCTCCGCCACCGTGGGCCGGGCCAAGCCGGAACCTCCCGGGGAAGCGAGATGAGCAATGGGGAAAGTTTACCCCACCCCCTCCGGGCAAGTAAAGGTCGCCGGATGGTTTGACAGCGCCGCTCCACCGGCCGTATCATCTATAGGAACCGCCAGGGGTG
Coding sequences within it:
- the alr gene encoding alanine racemase; the protein is MARPTVAEIRLSALRHNVHAIRALLPQGAGLLCIVKANAYGHGALPVARALEADGARMLGVATVEEGVELREGGVRLPVVVLGGVDPPQAAEAHAHGLSAALFDPGQIDYLARAAEAAGRPFPVHLKVDTGMGRLGLLPREAMAAASLIASTPALRMEGWMTHLSSADGPAAEDAEYTAAQLAAFRGMLPAVRKAFGEGVAVHALNSAGILRFREEAFDLVRPGIALYGCSPLSAGGAPPDLRPVMRVVTKVMSLKELPAGHPVSYSRRYRCDGPRRIAVVPVGYADGYRRALTGHARMSVAGHPVPVVGTVCMDHTMIDVTGVPGVAIGTDVEVMGEASMGAGEMATICGTIPYEILVQVGPRIPRVTVG